Within Desulfobacter sp., the genomic segment GGAAATCCTGCGATATAGTGGGTTTCCGGCCCCGGAAATTCTGATTCCACCAAGGTCTTCACCTGGGCATAGACCAGATAGCGCTCATCGGTCTGGCTGACATCAAGATCCAGCTCAAGATTGATACTGGTGTTCTGGCTGCCGTTGGAAACCAGCAGCTTTTTGAACAGTTCGTTGCCGGTGACCTCTGTTTGAATCCGGTCCAGTTCCCGGGGATCCTCTGGGACGGATTCATAAATGGGATCTACTTCCAGGCGGCCGTTCCGGGCCAGAATATTGTCTGTGGAGGCCAGGGAACTGACTTTTTTCACCGGGGATAGTTTCTCCGGCCATTGGTTCACAAGGGCTTCCAGGCCCGGCAGGGGGGGATCGGCAAAGGAGAGGGCTTCACTGAGTTCGTCCACCCGGAGCCAGGTCTCCCCGTCCACCGGTTGCCCGGCCAGGTCCATGGCCTGGGAGCGGATGGGTTCCGGGGCACCGGCCGCAGTTGAGGCCAGGGCCTCCCTGTCCGCCTGGGTGATCAGGGTGATGGCCTCAAATGCCCGTGTGAGGTCGGCCACCCGTTTCAGGGTATTGGGGTTGAATACCGTTGAATTTTCTGTGCCTTCAACGGAAAGCATAACAATGATCCCGTCGTTGGCCCCGGTATATTCCTCCCTCAGGCGCTCCGCCGCCACCCGGCTTTCGTGGTCCGGGGCCAGCAGCCGGGGGGAGGGATCGGTTTTCAGCTTCGGCAGATACCATGCCGACATTGCCGTGAGCAGTGTCAGCACCACCAGCACCGGTATGGGGAAATCAAGCACCAGTTTTTTGATGAGGCGAGTGGGCATATCCTTAGTCCTTTTAAGGGGGTAGTGACTGGCGGTCTATATGTGACTGGTAGTCACGATGCCGCCCTAAAAAAGCACTGAACGAATCAGCGCATAAATCCTTTAAAAATCATGTTTTTGAGAATATCGTAAAGCTCTTCCGTTGGGCGGATATCCTCCTCAAGGGTTACATCCAGCATACCCGTGTACAATCCCATGGATGCCACGATCATGTTTTCCACATCGGCATCCTTGAATATCCTTTCATTGATGGCCTGCTGGAATAATTCCCTGACAAAGGTCTTTTTCAGTTCCTGGAGCCGATTGTATTGGGCCAGTATTTCCGGGGGCAGGGTATCCACCGTCATCAGGCGGTGGCAGTTGCGGATCACTTCAAATACCTGCATGTCACGGGTATGGGCATCCCAGAAGATCCGGATCATCGTTTCGATCCTGGCCATCACCGGCAGGCTGCGGTCCATGCCTTTCAGGGTGGAGAGCAGTTCTTTGCCATGGGTGATGACAATTGAGGCAAAAATGTCGTTTTTCCCGGTAAAGTGTTTGTAGATGGTGCCTTTGCCCACTTCTGCCTTTTCTGCAATCATCTCAATGGTGGCGGCGTCGATGCCTTTTTCCGCAAAGAGGTCGAAGGCGGCCCTGAGGATGGCTTCCTCCCGCCGCCTGAAGTCTCGTTCTTTTCTGTCTGAAATTCCCATTTCCGCTCCTGGAGGTTGTGACTGTCGGTCACAACTTATCGCCTGAACCAGTTCCTGTCAAGTTCAATTCTGTTAAATTATATCAAGCTTGTTTTTTATTAAATAATGGTGTTTACTGAAAAAAATTACAAACCAAAAGAGGAGACACCATGACAGGATAGGCCGCGCCATCCCCATGCACAGCGATCACCATTTCAGCAGGAATATTTAGAAACAGGAGGAGTTATGCAGTTTAAGGATTATGCCAATTTTCATCAAATGCTTAGCGAAACCGTTGACCAATATGCCCAATCACCCGCCTACCGGTGGTTTGATGAAAATGGAGAGGCTGAAACCGTCACCTGGCAGGAATTCTACACCCAGGTGAAATCCGTATCCAAGAGCCTCCTGGCAATGGGGGTGGCACATGGGGACAAGGTGAATATCCTGAGCTACACCTGTTATAAATGGGTGCTCACCGATCTGGGCAACATGAGTGTGGGCGTGGGCACCGTGGGGATTTATCAGTCCAACCTGCCCCAGGACTGCAAGTATATCATCAACCACTCCGATGCGGTGCTGGTCTTTGCAGAAGACCAGGTCCAGCTGGACAAGCTGCTGGAAATCAGGGACGAAATTCCGGCGATCCGCAAGGTCATCCTTTTTAAGGGCGAGTATCCCCAGGACGATTGGGTGATTACCTATGAGGAGTTTCTGGCCCTGGGCAAAGATATCAGCGACGAGGAATTCCAGACCCGGGTAAACCGGGTGAATCCGTCGGACACGGCCGGGCTGGTTTACACCTCCGGCACCACCGGTGTCCCAAAAGGCGTGGTCCTTACCCATGACAAC encodes:
- a CDS encoding TetR/AcrR family transcriptional regulator, whose protein sequence is MGISDRKERDFRRREEAILRAAFDLFAEKGIDAATIEMIAEKAEVGKGTIYKHFTGKNDIFASIVITHGKELLSTLKGMDRSLPVMARIETMIRIFWDAHTRDMQVFEVIRNCHRLMTVDTLPPEILAQYNRLQELKKTFVRELFQQAINERIFKDADVENMIVASMGLYTGMLDVTLEEDIRPTEELYDILKNMIFKGFMR